Below is a window of Enterococcus gilvus ATCC BAA-350 DNA.
CTCTTCGTGAATGGCAAGGAGTGTGTCGTTGATCTCCTGCAACATGTTTAAAAAGGACTGGTAGCTGCAATCTAGCTGTTGACTGAGGCTTTGAACGGAATACTCGCCAGCGGGATACCCTTCCATCAGCTGGAAGAAATGAATCTTCTTCTGCTGCTGGCGGGTCAAGAAGAGTTCTCTAAACATAAGAGCCACACCTTTCTATGCTATTTATTCGCTGTTCTTTTTAGGCATCTAAGAAAAAGTGTCTAGAAAATCAGCGATTAGTTACTTAATTAAAACTTATTTATAGGTTAATTCTAGCATAGCTGAAGGCCGTTCATTTTTCTTAGAAATGATGAGTTTATTGGAACGTTCGGTTATTCATGCAATCGTTTTACGGAAGTGTGAGTGGTATGGCTATAGCGACAAAATCGCGGACGAAAGAGTCTAATCTTGTTAAAATGTTCGCTCCTTTTTAACAAACACCAAAATCATTATTTTTCCCTTTAAATTTGGGCGGTCAACAGGAGCGTGAGGAGCAACTTTTTTTATTATTAAGTAAACAGAAAAGCTGCTATAAGTTATTTTTAACGTTATGCCGCTTTTCAGCAGAATTCCACGTGCAAAGCGTCACATAATAGCCGAAGGGAGCGCCTGTTTTTAACGCCTACTGAATTAAACTGCGATCATTAGGGAAGCACATTGAAGGATGAGGTGCTCTTTATTCTATAGGATAGAGAGCACCTTTTTGCTTGTCTAAAGGACCTGTTTTTGTACCTGTCATCACTTTCCTTCTTTTCTATCTAGATTTGTTGTAGGTATGTTCAAAATTTAACACAGTGTGTGCCAATTTATGACGTTGTTTTACAATTGACATTGTTTTATAATTTATTGATTACTAAAAGTTTATTTTTAGGTATTTATATAATGAAAATAAAGCAAAAAACGTCTAATGTAACGGAAAGATAATGGTTCAAAAAATGATATCGGTTTCGTTGATTAGCGAGTTAGGGAAGGTGTTCATAAAAATGAAAAAGAAATTAGTTGTGGTTGGGTTGGTTATGTTACTTGTTCTTCAAATACTTAGTCCAACCTTTGCTTATGCACAAGGGACCACAGAATCAACGACGCAGTCGACGAAGAAGGAGAGCCTCTCTTCAGCGGTGAAACCACCGGCGGCAAGTACGTCGACCGCAGCAACGTCGGCAACGACAGCAACAACAACGACTTCAAGCAGCAAAGACCAAACGGCTGACGGCAACAGCACGGGGTCTTCTGCAGAAGCCACAACGGCGTCAACAACAAAAGAAGCAGCAAAGAAACAAGCGCGTGCAGCTATCGCGGACAATATTTTCAGTTCGGTAAAAATGTACAAAATCAATGGGGATGAAGTAAAGCCGAATGACACGCTGCCCGATATGACCGGGATCAAGCTGGCATTGAAATTCTCGTTCTCTAATAAGAATTATCAGACTGGAGATACCTTCACGACACAATTGCCTGCTCAAGTAGCCATCGCAAAAGATTTATCTGGCGATTTTAGTCCAATGACTTCGGCAAAATGGACGATCGATGCGGCGACGAAGAAATTAACGATCACTTTTTTAGAGGACAATGTTTCCTCAGAAGTTTATGATTTGACGTTGACTACGTCTTTGGAAAAGGTCAACGGCATTGACGAAGAGAACCAGAAAGTCGTTTTTGACACGGCACCCACACCAACGACCTTCTCGATCGATGTGACATCTAGTGTTGATCCAGGGAAAAATACCACTGCCCTCACTATGGATACATTGAATCCGAAGAAGGCGATGATCACTTCCGCGTTCAATTTGGATCGGACGGATAATAACGATCGGATGTACCAAGTGGAAGGCTATAACTATGGCAGCAAAATGAGCTTTGAGTCTGTCAATGTCTATTCCAGCGATGTCGATTTCAATGGCACGCTGGTAGGCAGCAAAACATTATTAACAAAAGACGTTGATTATACAATTACCTATAAAAATGCGGACAGCAATCGACCTGTCGCAGAAATCAAGCTGCTGAAGTCCATCGGGAAAAAAGCGGTCATCGCAGAATCGGTCGTATCCGGTATTGACGGCAACAATTATGTTGATGAATCTGTCGCGGGAAATGAATACAATTATTTTTATGCGTATTCTTATACCAATGAAAATGGCACTCAGTTGAATTACACCAATGCGAGCAAAGCGTTTGTGACGCTGCAGCCGTTAGAAGCAAAAGGGAAGATCAATCCAGACACAGGAAACATTGACTGGGAGATCAACTACAACTTTAATGAGCAGCCGCTGACGACGTCTTCTCAGTTGCTCGCCAATTTGAAAGACCAAGGTGTCGAACTGGTTGACGGTTCTATCAGTATTGAAAAAGTTAAATTTAATTATACGAGTGAAAACAATTACGAGGTCGTTTCTGAAGGCGAGGGCACCTCTGACTTTACGATCACACCTGATGGAAAGGATTCCTTGAGCTTTACGCCTAAGTCGGCGACGACACAAGCGTACATCGTTCGATATTCGACTAAAATTACTGATCCTACTGAACGCGTCATCAAGAACAAAGTAACAAATGGGACGGTAACAAAAGAAGCGCAAGTGAGTCTTATTCCGAATCTATTGTCAAAAGAAGCAGGGACCATCGACATCTTCAATCGTACGATGGAATGGAAGATCACGGTCAATGCTGAAAAATACAAGATGACAAATCCAGTGGTGCATGACTACTTCATTGGTGCGGTCAAGGACTATACGGGATTAACGATCAGCAAGAAAATCTCTGACACGGAATCGGTGCCGTTAGTTGAGAATGTGGACTATAAAGTCACTAAATTTGATGAAAATGGCTCGCCGGTTGGCGCACAGCCAAATGTCAACGGCGCTCCAGATAGCTTCAACGGCGGGGTGCGCATTGATTTCCTAGGGGATTACAACGAGCTGAAGGATACCTTAGTCATCACGATCAAAACGAAGATCGAAACCTCGGCTGAGAAAACCGAGATCAAAAACAAAGCGACGTTGAACTACGGCAATTCTCCAGGCGTCATCGAGTATGATGCGAAAGGGACATTTACTGATCCGTATTACACAGGCGGGGCAAAATTGGCCCAGACAGCAAGTACTTCTGGCGATTACCTTTATCAAAATTGGCTAGTCTTTGTAAATTCGACCGGAGCCAACTTCAACTTAACGAAGATGCAAGATAGTCTGCCAGCAGGAACAGAACTTGTGCCAGGCTCACTCCGCTTTGAAGAAGTGACCAGTCAATCAATGATTGACAACATCCAGCGTTACCTTGGGACGGACTACAATCTGGTTCCAGAAAATTCCGACGCCTACCCAACGAAGATCGATACGGTGAACAATCAGGTCAATCTGGAATTTGGCAATTTAGGCGCTAAACGGGTATACGTGAAATACCGAACCAGAGTCAAACGCGACTGGTATGTCTACAATCGCTTAGACAACGTTGCAAAAGTTACCTATGACGACAAGACACCAGCGGAATACAAAGCAAGCGTGTATGCCTACAATTATGAGTATGCGCTATTGAAGTCCGTTGCCAAAGACCCAGTAAAAGAAAATGTAGCGAACTGGACCGTGACCACGAGAAACATTACAGCAGGCATGCCTGTCCAAGATCCTGAGATCACGGACACATTGACTCCTGGAACGACGAATGCGGCCTATGATCCCACTTCTTTTGTTGTGACGACGGCGACTGGTGAAAAGATCAGCACCGACCATTACCGCTTGTCCTTTACAGGAAATACGTTCAAAATTGCGTTTTCTGATTACAAAGCAGAGAGCAACATTCAAGTAAAATACAATACCGTCAGTGAATTTCCAGGCGGAGTAAAAAACAATTCTCAAGTGAATTCTTCAAGCTATGGCGCGCTGAATGCCTATTACCGCCAAGCCAATACGGCTGTCAATCTAAGCTTTACAAACGGCAGCGGAACGGGTGTGGTGAAAACTGCGGACCTAGACGTGTTGAAAGTGAATGAGAAGGATGAGGGATTAGCAGGTGCGACCTTTGAGATCCTTAAAGAAGACGGAACAGAGACGGGCTTGAAAGCAGATACGGATGCCGAGGGCAAACTGTCCTTTACAGGCTTGCCGCTGGGCGAGTACTTGCTGAAGGAAAGCAAAGCACCAAACGGCTACGAGATCAATCCAGAGTATAAAGATGGAAAAGCGATCACGTTGACAGAGAATATGGCGGCGATCAAAGTCGTTAATAAAGAAACGGTCGCAAACAGTGTCGAGCTGACTAAAACGGATGAACAAACGAAGGACGTCTTAGCAGGTGCAAAATTCCGTCTAGAAAAAGCGGATGGCACTGTCATCAGCGAGAACCACGAAACAGGAACTGACGGACGCTTCACCGTGAAGGATCTGACGATCGGAGACTACCAACTTGTGGAGACTGAAGCACCGACAGGCTACGCGCTGAATAAGACACCTGTGACCTTCTCGATCACCGAACGTCAAGGTCAAGTTGTCAATGTGACGAAAACCAACACCTTGTCGACCGGTTCAGTTATTTTGACCAAAGTGGATGAGCAGTCGAAGGAAACACTAAAAGGCGCGACCTTCCAATTACAGGACAAGGATGGAAAGACGCTGCAAGCGGATCTGATCACGGACGGCAACGGGAAATTAGAAGTTGCAGATTTGGCTCCTGGAGATTACCAATTTGTGGAGACCCAAGCACCAACGGGTTACGAGAAAGACGCGTCACCACTAGAATTCACGATCACGAAAGCCCAGTCTAAAGCAGCAGAAGTAGAGAAAACCAATGCGAAGACACCTGTGAAACCAGGTTCGATCACCTTAACGAAGACGGACGAAAAAACGGGAGAAGCATTGTCTGGTGCGACCTTTGAGCTGAAAAATGAGAAAGGGACTGTGTTAGAGTCTGATCTTGTGACCGACAAATCAGGGAAAATCGTCCTTGAAACACAGGCGCCCGGCACCTATCAATTGGTTGAGACAGAAGCACCAACAGGCTACGTGAAGGATACGACGCCCGTGACCTTTACAGTGAAGGATCAAGCAGAAACGATCGAACTGAAAAAGACTAATAAGGCCATCGTCACTGGCGCAGTGATTTTAGAAAAAATCGATGAAGCGACGAAACAGCCTCTACCTGGCGCAGAATTTGAGTTGCAAACGCAAGAAGGCAAAACGATCAAAACGGATACGATGAGTACGGACGACAATGGCCGTTTAGCAGTGGAAAAATTGGCCCCAGGTAAGTACCAATTTGTGGAAACCAAAGCGCCAGCCGGGTATCAACTGGATGCTAAGCCTGTGACATTTACCATCAAAGCAGACCAAACAAGTCCTGTATACGTAACGAAAACGAATAAGGGCAAGACGATCGACGGTCTTACTTGTACCGTGGCATTGAGAAAAATAGACAGCAAAACGGGTGAAGGCTTAGCCGATGCGACGTTTGCTTTGCAAGACCAACGAGGCAACGTCTTAAAAGAAAATTTGAAGACCGATAAAACAGGGACGCTTGTTGTATCGGACTTAGAACCAGGCAAGTATCAACTAGCAGAGACAGAGGCACCTAAGGGCTATATCTTGAACACGAAACCAGTGACCTTCCAATTGACGACTGCGAAGAAACGAGTAGTGACAGTCAGAAAGGAAAACGTCAAGAAACGGACAAGTGCCAAAGAGAAGGAGAAGGGCGGAACACAAACGTCGGATACGAACAAGTCACACACCACATATGGAAGCAATTACAGTGGTCGTAACCATACGTATCTGCCTAAAACAGGCGAACAAAAATCAATGATCCTAGTGATCATGGGTGTTGTCGTGTTGCTTCTTTTAGCAGGGATCGTCTACATCAAACGTAAAAAATAAGTAACCAAAGATCCGGCTAGTCGACAGACTGGTCGGATCTTTGTCTCTCAGGGCAGCACATGGTATCTTTAAAGGAAATGGAAACGGAGATCGGTCAGGAAAGAATCCGATGTGGTTCTATTAAGGGCGTGTCGTTTCGCAGGGGCAAGAAGCAGGAGGTGCAGAGGAATGAAAAAATCGCAATGGTACAGTGATCAGTGGGGAAAGCCGACACATGACGATCGCTTGCTGTTTTTATTGCTGACGGTGGGGGTTTTTCAAGCAGGGTTAAGCTGGCAAGCTGCCGCAGGCAAACGAACGGTGTTTGAACGGAATTTTTGCGGCATGGATTTTCGCAAAGTTGCGGCTTTCTTCCCAGAAGATGTCGAGCAGATCGCCAAGGACCCTGAGATGATCCGCAATCATCGAAAGATCAAGGCAGTGGTGCAAAACGCACGTGCGATCGTAGGGCTCTTAGACGATTACGACAGCTTCGCAGCGTATCTGTGGGATTTTGTCGGCGGTGTGCCCATCCTTCATACGTATGAAATGTCTGATGAGGTTCCGAATACCTTGCCGGAGGCGACAGTGATCGCCAAGGACATGAAAAAAAGAGGCTTCACCTTCGTCGGCCCCGTGGTCACCTGCATGTTCCTAAAAGCGGCGGGGATCATCCAAGACCAAGTCATGGCGTAAAAAATAGAAAGTACCGTTTATGTTGTAGGCTCCCTACAGCATAAACGGTACTTTTTTTAAATGCTTTCGATGCGTTTGATGCCATTTTTGTACATTTCATCCATCAGCTTCTTATCGGTCTGATCGTCGGTGATCAGCAAGTCGATCTGGTCAAGCGGCAGGAAGGTGTACAGGGCACGGCGCCCGATCTTTGTGTGATCGGTCACGACGATCTTCTTTGCGGAGGCATCGATCATGTTTTTCTTCGTGGTGATCAGCAGCTCATTAAAATGCGTCAAGCCCTTTTCGACATTGAGGGCAGGCGTGGCAATGAAGACCTTATCGACACTTAGCTGTTTAAGGGAGTCATTGGCAATTTGTCCGTTCAACATAAAGCTGTCATGGAAAAGGGTCCCGCCAGTAACGATGGTGGTGATGTTTCGATTGGAGCGCAAGACAGAGGCGATATTGACATCGTTGGTGATGATCGTAATGTCCTGCAGCTGGGGCATCTCATTTAGAGTTCGTGCGATCTGTAGAGTCGTCGTCCCCGAATCTAAGATGATGGCTTCCCCGCTGTTGATGTAATTCGTGGCGTACTTTCCGATACGGGTCTTCTCCAGCATATTTTCAGTGGCACGATCTTCAAAGGCGGGTTCGTCCTGTTTGATGCTTGCGGGAACGACGCCGCCGTGAATCCTGACGACTGAGCCTTGCGCTTCAAGTTCATCAAGATCTCTGCGGATCGTCGTCTCATGCACTTTAAAAAGTTCAGACAATTGGGATACAGAGATAAATTGCTTCTTCTCAATGGTTTCCAGTAATTTTATTCGACGCTCTCCTGTTAGCATTTTTCTTCATCCTCTCGCTTTCACAGTAACAATTGTTACTTGAGAAAGGCGTTTTCATCCCCTAGTCTATGGAAAATAATGGAAAGTGTCAATATATAAAGCCTCTAAACGTGCAAAAACGAGCTTTTATGAGTGTTTCTATTCTGACAATCATTTAAGGAGACGAGCGGGGGACTTCGGACGTTAAAGTAGTCCAATCAACCAGAAGCGTGTTTTTTTATATCAAGAAAAAGATTGACGAGTCAAATAATCGAAGGCTTTCACCATGATATTTTAAAAATAAAGCGTTTACAAAGAGTTGTATTCGATGTTATACTCGTTAACGAGCGAAAAAGAGTTTTAACGAGCGCTCGAAAACGAGGAGGGAAATGAATGGGACAGTCGGTTGAATCAACAGTTTTTAGTCTGGTTGAGCCAGGAGTAATTAAAGAAGTAACTAAAACGCGAGCCCTTCCAGATGGTTGGGTAGCGGTAGAACCAACATATGCAAGTATCTGCCATGCAGATCTAAGATATTTCGCAGGGCTGCGTCGTCCAGAGGCGTTAGCGAAGAAATTACCGATGGCGCTGCTGCACGAAGGAATCGGTGTCGTGACAGACAGCCAATCGGAAAAATTCTCCGTGGGGGATCGGGTCGTTGTTGTACCGAATATCCCTGGTCAGATCCTGCATCCAGAGATCGATCAGAAGCCGGATGTGCCGGTGAATTATTCAAAAGGGAACGCCTTTTTAGGGAGCGGTTACGATGGCATGGCGCAAAGTCGTCTAGTCCACCCAGAAGAATGTCTGGTACGAATTCCAGAGGAGATTCCTAATGAGATCGCTGTGTTAGCGGAACTTTCGTCTGTTTCTCATCATGCGATCAGTCATGTTGAAGACAAATTGAAAAAAGCCGATACACGAGTGGCACTTTTTGGAGATGGCCCTGTCGGCTACTTTACGGCAGTGATGTTGAAATACTTATATGGAGTAGACGCGGAGCGCTTTGTTGTCTTTGGTGCCGCAGATGATAAGCTCGCTAATTTTGATTTCGCGCGAACAGAAAATGTTTTGACTTACGATTTTGAACATTCATCAGAGAAATTTGATGTTTTGATCGAATGTACTGGCGGAAAATTCAGCGAAAGTGCATTGAACCAGGCGATCGAGATCGCGGATTCGTTAGCAGACATCATTTTCATGGGTGTTACAGAAGAATTAGTTCCGATCGACACACGGGATATTTTGGAAAAGGGCATCACGGCTCACGGAAGCAGCCGGTCCTCAACGCGTGATTTTGAAGCAGTCGTTGAAGGCATGAAAAAACCTGAGTACCGAGCAGCGTTGAGTAAAATCTTGCCTGAGCAGATCGTTGAGATCTCGGCAGGCGAAGACTTTAGAAAAATGATGGCGAAGTTTGTTGAGAACCCAGGCTGGAACAAAACAGTGATGCACTTTAATTGGTAACAGAGACGAGAAAAGAGAGGTGTCGTAGATGACAGGAATATTGATCGTTACTCATGGCGAGATGGCGACAGGGATCATGGATAGCTTGAGCCTGATCATGGGCGAGCAGGAGCAATACCAGACATTGGGTCTGAAGCACGGCGATGACATTGTAGAATTCAGTGAAAAGATCCAAGCAGGGATCTGTGCACTGGATAAAGGAGACGGGGTATTGGTGCTGGTCGATTTGTTTTCAGCAAGTCCTTACAACCAAGCGGCCCTTTGCTTCAATAAGTTGAAGGACCACCGCTACCGTTTGATCTCTGGCGTGAATCTGCCAATGATCATCGAATCCTTCAATCAGCGGATGATCGGTGCGGATCTGGACACGATGTATCAAGCAGCGATGACCGCAGGCAAGGATGGGATCAAAGAATTTTTAGAGGAAATGGCGAAGCTGGAGAATAAAGCGAATCTATAAAAAATAGATCCTATAAAAAGAAGAATGGATGTGTAGAAATGGGAGAAATCGTATTAGCAAGAATCGATGATCGTTTGATTCATGGGCAGGTAATGACAGCCTGGCTGCAATTTACCGGAGGAAACCACATCGTTATCGTGGATGACGCAACAGCAGGGGATGAGTTCACGAAGTCGATCATGTCAATGGCTGTACCAAACGGCATCAAGTTGTCGATTTTAGGTGTAGCAGACGGCGCGGAATTATTAGCCGCGATTCCAGACGGACACCGCATCATTGTTTTGGCGAAAGAGCCGCAAACGTACTTGCAGCTGATCGAAAAGGGCGTGACCTTCGATGAGATCATCATTGGCGGCATGGGCGCACGGAAAGACCGCAAGACGTTCCACAAAAATATCTCGGCTTCTGAAGAAGAAAAGGAAACCTTCCGAGGAATCATCTCGCACGGCGTAAAAATGAAGATTCATGTTATTCCTGACCAAGGGTCACAAGCAATTGAAGGATTGCTATAAAATAATTTCATAAAGGAAGTGGAGAAATGAAAATTAGTCTTATCCAAGCAATTTTAATCGGTGTCGTTTATTATCTTGGAATCAATGGGACCCCCTGGCTCTCATTGGTGGGGACCCATGGATGGATGCGTCCATTAGTCAATGGGACGGTGGTAGGGTTGATCTTGGGTGACCCCGTTCAAGGATGTATCATCGGGGCAGCGATCAACTTACCGTATCTAGCCTTTATCTCAGCCGGTGGGACTGTAGCGATGGACCCAGCACTTGCAGGGACATTGGGCACGGCGTTGGCAATGGCGGCAAAAGTTGAACCGGCTGTTGCTGTGACATTGGCTGTACCGATCGGATTATTAGGGACACTGATCTGGGTAGCGCATATGACGGTAGATATTACGTTCGTCCATATGGCGGATAAAGCAGCTGAAGAAGGGAAAATCGATCGGATCAACTGGCTTCACATCGTTCCACCGCAATTATTTTTACTATTGATCACTGTTGTACCGGTTGCACTGGCGGCTTATCTAGGCGCGGATGCAGTAGAAGGAATCGTAGACGCGTTGAGCGGTCGTCCGTTGGATGTTCTTTCAGCGATCGGCGGGATTCTGCCAGCGTTAGGGATCGCGATGAACTTACGTGCCATGAATGGCAAGGGAACGCTGTTGTTCTTTACCTTTGGCTTTATGCTTGCCATCTACTCTGGCTTGCCATCTGTGCCGATCGCTGTATTCGCAGGGATCATCGGGTATGTCTTCACGGAGTTGTATTTGAAAGATAAAAATGGAGGGCTGGTGTAATGGATCAGACTGCAGAAGTAAAAAAAGAAAAGCTATTAACGAAAAAAGACGTTGTGAAAGCCTTCTGGCGTTGGACCTTCTTTTCTCACGCCAATTATAACTATGAGCGTCTGCAAGCGACAGGTGTCGTCCATGCCTTCAGTCCGATCTTAAAAAAATTGTACGGTAAAGACGAAGATGAGATGAAATCTGCATTGGAACGCCACATGCAGTTCTTCAACACAGAGCCTTCCTTTGGCGGTCCGATCTTAGCAATGACGATCGCGATGGAAGAAGAACGGGCGCTCGGTGCGGACATCAATGACCAAACCATCAACGGCTTGAAAACGGGGCTGATGGGACCGTTAGCCGGGATCGGCGATACGTTATGGCAAGGAACCTTGATCCCGATCCTGCTGTCCTTCACGTTGCCATTCGGCGCGGACGGGAACATTTTTATGGGACCCGTGATGTTCTTCGCGCTTCACTGGATCATTATGACAGTCATCGCCTACTTCCTATGGATTCAAGGGTATGAGCAAGGGAAGGAAGGGATTCAAAAGATGATGGCAGGCGGCCGCTTGTCCTACATCATGACCTTCTCGCAAACCTTAGGGGCGATCGTGATCGGCTCATTAGCAGCGAACTTCGTAAAAATCGCGACGCCACTGAGTATTCATTTGAGTGGGAAGGAAAACCTTTCGATCCAAACGGATGTACTGGATGCGCTGGTCAAGGGAATCTTGCCGCTGGGCGTGACCTTATTGACCTACTATTTATTGAAGCATAAAAAATACACACCAACCAAAGTATTAGTCATCCAAATCGTTGGCGGCGCGATCTTAGCCGCGATCGGCTTGATCGTAAACTCAATATAAGCTGGAAACGACGTTAGGAACATGATACACAGGTATCTGACGTCGTTTTTTCTGATGGCGGAAGAAGGAAAGGGCGAATAATTTTGAAAACAGCAGTGTTTTATGATGTGAAGAAATTGGTGGTGGAGGACACACCACTACCGGATCTTCCAAAGGATAAACTATTAATGAAGATCGATACCTGTGCTATCTGTACTTGGGAGCAGCGGGTCTATACGGGTGTCAAAAAAGTGGACTATCCTTTTATCGGCGGCCACGAAATCGCAGGCGAGATCTTTCAAGTAGGAGAAGCCGTCGAGGGGGATTGGAAGGCTGGCGACAAAGTAGTCTTTGGCACAAATCTGGCGTGCGGTCATTGCTACTATTGCCGTGTCGGAGAAGAGCAAAATTGCCTGAATTTCGACCACAGCAAACAACAGCCGGGCTTGCCTCACAAAGGAATGGGAGGCTTGTCTGAATATTTAGTCGTTGATCCGGCGAATATTTTCAGTTACCAGCACGTCCCAGCCGAAGAGGCGTCATTAACAGAGCCCCTGTCCTGTGTGCTCCACAGTGTCGAGACGGCAGAGGTTGATTTCGGGGACTACGTACTCGTCGTGGGTGCCGGAATCATGGGGATGCTCCATCTGCAATTGGCACAAAAAAGAGGGGCGATCGCGATCGTATCTGATCCAAATGAGGCGCGGTTGGAATTAGCGAAAACCTTGGGCGCGGCTCACGTGGTCAATCCCATCAAAGAAAACTTGACGGAGAAAGTCTTGGCTTATACGGAGAATCTGGGGGCGCAGATCATTTTTAACACCACGCCGATCTCAGGCTTGATCCCCGGGTTGTTGGAGAGTCTGTCGAACACGGGAACGATGATGCTCTATTCTTCCTATTATCCAGATGAGCCTGTGGGGATCGCCTTCGACCATATCCATAAAACCGGTCAGCAGATCAAAGGAACAGCGAATTCCAACAAGCGGGACTTTATTCGTGCCGCTCGTATGATCAGTCACGGTGTTGTGGATGTGAAGCCCTTTATTACGAAGATCTATCCGCTGAGTGAGATCGAAGCGGCTTTTGAGGAAGCGGTAAATACGGAAGCATTTCGGATCGTGATCGACTTTGAAGAAGAAAGAGAGGGCAAAGGATGTTAGTGACAGTCAAAGAATTGTTGGCAGAAGCAGAGGAGCAGCAGCGGGCAGTCGGCGCCTTCAACGTTCCCAATCTGGAAGCGGTGCGGGGCGTGATCCAAGCCGCGGAGATGCTGAAGGTCCCGGTGATCCTTCAGCATGCAGAGGTGCATGAATCCCTCATTTCGATCGAAGAGATCGGCCCGGTGATGGTCCATTTCGCAAAAGAAGCGTCAGTTCCCGTGGCTGTGCATCTGGATCACGGATCGAGTCTTGCCGAATGCATCAAAGCGATCCGTTTGGGCTTCACCTCGATCATGTACGATGCCTCGTTGAAGGACTACGAGACAAATGTAAAGGAATCGTCTGAACTTGTCCGTATCGCCCACAGCGTCAATGTGTCTGTCGAAGCGGAGCTGGGGGAGATGACGAATTCGACCGTGGGCAGTGGAGAAGGGCGCGCGTCAGAAGAAGGCGCGATCGGCAATCAAGACCTGTTCACCAACCCGCAGCAGGCCCAAGACTTTGTTGAAGCGACAGGCGTGGATAGCTTGGCGATCTCCTTCGGCACCGTCCACGGAAAATATTTCGCAGAGCCGAATCTAGATTTTGACCGCATCGCGGCGATCCGTGCAACAACTGGGAATCGCCCTCTGGTCATGCATGGCGGTTCAGGTGTGTCTGAGGAAGACTACAAACAGGCGATCGCTGCCGGCATTCGCAAGATCAATTATTATACCTATATGAATCTTGCCGCTGGTCAAGCGCTGCAACGGGCGATCGAAGAGCAGCCAAAAGAAGAACTCTTTTTTGATGAATTTTCTTTGGCTGCCACTGCCGCGATCAAAGAAAATGTAGCCAAGACCTTACGAATATTCAACCGTTTATAAGCGATGTAACTCCGACTGTTGGAGAGGACAGTCGGAGTTTTTTTGTTATTGCCTCATAACAGCAGTCTGGGGATTTCTTTTCTACTTTTTACTATAAAAATTGTTACTATATATAGAAGAAGGAAGAATGTATAGTCCATAAAGAGAGGAATAATATGATCACAAATATTGAAGAACTGTATGAAGCGTTTCGTCAAGTGATGGAAAATAAGCGTTGGTGGAATACCGACAATAAGTGGGAAATTCTATTTGGAGCGATCTTAGTCCAGAATACGAATTGGCGGAATGTGGATTACGCCTTAATCAATCTAGAGGAAGCAACACAGTTTTTACCAGAAAAAGTTTTAGCGCTGGAGCTGAATGAATTACAGGATTTGATCCGACCGAGCGGCTTCTA
It encodes the following:
- a CDS encoding PTS sugar transporter subunit IIA — protein: MTGILIVTHGEMATGIMDSLSLIMGEQEQYQTLGLKHGDDIVEFSEKIQAGICALDKGDGVLVLVDLFSASPYNQAALCFNKLKDHRYRLISGVNLPMIIESFNQRMIGADLDTMYQAAMTAGKDGIKEFLEEMAKLENKANL
- a CDS encoding zinc-dependent alcohol dehydrogenase, translating into MKTAVFYDVKKLVVEDTPLPDLPKDKLLMKIDTCAICTWEQRVYTGVKKVDYPFIGGHEIAGEIFQVGEAVEGDWKAGDKVVFGTNLACGHCYYCRVGEEQNCLNFDHSKQQPGLPHKGMGGLSEYLVVDPANIFSYQHVPAEEASLTEPLSCVLHSVETAEVDFGDYVLVVGAGIMGMLHLQLAQKRGAIAIVSDPNEARLELAKTLGAAHVVNPIKENLTEKVLAYTENLGAQIIFNTTPISGLIPGLLESLSNTGTMMLYSSYYPDEPVGIAFDHIHKTGQQIKGTANSNKRDFIRAARMISHGVVDVKPFITKIYPLSEIEAAFEEAVNTEAFRIVIDFEEEREGKGC
- a CDS encoding PTS mannose/fructose/sorbose/N-acetylgalactosamine transporter subunit IIC → MKISLIQAILIGVVYYLGINGTPWLSLVGTHGWMRPLVNGTVVGLILGDPVQGCIIGAAINLPYLAFISAGGTVAMDPALAGTLGTALAMAAKVEPAVAVTLAVPIGLLGTLIWVAHMTVDITFVHMADKAAEEGKIDRINWLHIVPPQLFLLLITVVPVALAAYLGADAVEGIVDALSGRPLDVLSAIGGILPALGIAMNLRAMNGKGTLLFFTFGFMLAIYSGLPSVPIAVFAGIIGYVFTELYLKDKNGGLV
- a CDS encoding PTS system mannose/fructose/sorbose family transporter subunit IID, translating into MDQTAEVKKEKLLTKKDVVKAFWRWTFFSHANYNYERLQATGVVHAFSPILKKLYGKDEDEMKSALERHMQFFNTEPSFGGPILAMTIAMEEERALGADINDQTINGLKTGLMGPLAGIGDTLWQGTLIPILLSFTLPFGADGNIFMGPVMFFALHWIIMTVIAYFLWIQGYEQGKEGIQKMMAGGRLSYIMTFSQTLGAIVIGSLAANFVKIATPLSIHLSGKENLSIQTDVLDALVKGILPLGVTLLTYYLLKHKKYTPTKVLVIQIVGGAILAAIGLIVNSI
- a CDS encoding PTS sugar transporter subunit IIB; translation: MGEIVLARIDDRLIHGQVMTAWLQFTGGNHIVIVDDATAGDEFTKSIMSMAVPNGIKLSILGVADGAELLAAIPDGHRIIVLAKEPQTYLQLIEKGVTFDEIIIGGMGARKDRKTFHKNISASEEEKETFRGIISHGVKMKIHVIPDQGSQAIEGLL
- a CDS encoding alcohol dehydrogenase catalytic domain-containing protein gives rise to the protein MGQSVESTVFSLVEPGVIKEVTKTRALPDGWVAVEPTYASICHADLRYFAGLRRPEALAKKLPMALLHEGIGVVTDSQSEKFSVGDRVVVVPNIPGQILHPEIDQKPDVPVNYSKGNAFLGSGYDGMAQSRLVHPEECLVRIPEEIPNEIAVLAELSSVSHHAISHVEDKLKKADTRVALFGDGPVGYFTAVMLKYLYGVDAERFVVFGAADDKLANFDFARTENVLTYDFEHSSEKFDVLIECTGGKFSESALNQAIEIADSLADIIFMGVTEELVPIDTRDILEKGITAHGSSRSSTRDFEAVVEGMKKPEYRAALSKILPEQIVEISAGEDFRKMMAKFVENPGWNKTVMHFNW